Proteins co-encoded in one Sulfurimonas sp. HSL1-2 genomic window:
- a CDS encoding nitrogen fixation protein NifQ, with translation MTAIMPPEHVKMYEDVKTLLSAYAVNYYAKTVLAPLVAQKSLLMDHLYEDMGFHSRTEMGAFMKKNFPKLAEEKPKDKLWKKYIYDRVGSIAPACATCDDQLTCFKCMVKELTA, from the coding sequence ATGACTGCGATCATGCCGCCTGAACATGTCAAAATGTATGAAGACGTCAAGACACTCCTCTCCGCGTATGCGGTCAACTACTATGCCAAAACCGTCCTTGCACCCCTGGTCGCGCAGAAGTCGCTGCTGATGGACCACCTGTACGAGGACATGGGCTTTCACAGCCGCACGGAGATGGGGGCGTTCATGAAAAAGAACTTCCCGAAGCTGGCGGAGGAAAAGCCCAAAGACAAGCTTTGGAAAAAATACATCTATGACCGGGTCGGCTCCATCGCGCCGGCCTGCGCCACCTGCGATGATCAGCTCACCTGCTTCAAATGCATGGTTAAAGAGCTGACTGCCTGA